The proteins below are encoded in one region of Candidatus Aegiribacteria sp.:
- a CDS encoding N-acetyltransferase has translation MSFSIEEVSGSRLLREFIDLPFGLYSNDPNWVPPVRYFQKELFNRKKHPFHGHGDVTALLARNREGRAVGRIVSIVNHAHNEYHNEKTGFFGFLEGEKDEELFSLLLHTAEEKLRGAGMDKVRGPMNFSTNEECGLMIKGFDSPPLIMMTYNPPWYADMIERTGYQKLKDLYAYYLDSGISDYSRIARVAGLVRKRTNAVIRNISVVHIHKEVPVIMDIYNECWEDNWGFVPMTQREMDMMADELKMIMLPQLAPIVEIDGEPVAFAVSIPDANQAFIRAGGGLIRAVMALKAPLFRTRINQVRVLLLGVRKAYRGRGLEALLIDRVIESSIKKGMGRGELSWILEDNVSMRRILEKDLCAQQYRTYRIYQKDI, from the coding sequence ATGTCTTTTTCAATCGAGGAGGTAAGCGGCAGCCGGCTGCTTCGCGAATTCATAGACCTTCCTTTCGGGTTGTACAGTAACGATCCGAATTGGGTACCTCCGGTGAGATATTTCCAGAAGGAGCTTTTCAACAGGAAGAAGCACCCTTTCCACGGCCATGGCGATGTGACTGCGCTTCTGGCCAGGAACAGGGAAGGCAGGGCAGTTGGCCGGATCGTATCCATCGTAAATCATGCACACAATGAATACCATAATGAAAAAACAGGATTCTTTGGATTCCTGGAGGGAGAGAAGGATGAAGAACTTTTCAGCCTTCTTCTACACACTGCGGAAGAAAAACTGCGCGGAGCCGGCATGGATAAAGTACGGGGGCCTATGAATTTCTCAACGAATGAGGAATGCGGACTGATGATCAAGGGGTTCGATTCCCCTCCGCTGATAATGATGACCTACAATCCGCCCTGGTACGCGGATATGATTGAGAGAACAGGCTATCAGAAATTAAAGGATCTTTACGCCTATTACCTTGATTCAGGTATTTCGGACTATTCCCGGATAGCACGGGTAGCGGGGCTTGTAAGGAAAAGAACCAACGCGGTGATAAGGAATATTTCCGTTGTACATATTCATAAAGAGGTTCCCGTGATAATGGATATCTATAATGAATGCTGGGAGGATAACTGGGGATTTGTTCCAATGACCCAGCGGGAAATGGATATGATGGCGGACGAACTCAAGATGATCATGCTCCCCCAGCTTGCCCCGATAGTGGAGATCGATGGAGAACCGGTAGCTTTTGCTGTTTCCATCCCCGATGCGAACCAGGCATTCATACGAGCTGGTGGCGGCCTGATCAGGGCAGTCATGGCGCTGAAAGCTCCGCTGTTCCGAACACGGATCAACCAGGTAAGGGTGCTTCTGCTGGGAGTGAGAAAGGCTTACCGCGGACGGGGCCTTGAAGCCCTGCTGATAGATAGAGTAATAGAATCCAGCATTAAGAAAGGAATGGGAAGAGGAGAGCTTTCCTGGATACTGGAAGATAACGTGTCCATGAGAAGAATACTCGAGAAAGACCTTTGCGCGCAGCAGTATAGAACTTACAGGATATATCAGAAAGATATCTGA
- a CDS encoding alanine--tRNA ligase, giving the protein MTSEELRRLYFDFFIGKGHSVIQGASLIPQEDSTILYTPAGMQPLVPYLLGEKHPAGRRLVDVQKCIRTGDIEEVGDASHLTFFEMLGNWSLGDYFKRECITWSFEFLTSGSWLGFKPEQLHVTVFAGDEQVPPDEEAASIWEEVGIPVERIYFLGRDDNWWGPTGNTGPCGPDTEIFIDTGKPPCGPDCKPGCGCGKYFEIWNDVFMEYLRTADGRYVPLEQKNVDTGMGVARTVAMMNGHETIYDIPQFQPLFGFLKKLSGLGSEPDDQALRSLRIISDHIRTATHILGDDQGIPPSNLDRGYVLRRLIRLAVRHGRKLGIDDPFSSRLAEIVIDVESPVHEELSRNRKFILDELSLEESRFEKTLQSGLREFEKLLPNLMRNPARTIPGRIAFRLYDTFGFPVEFTAELAAENDMTVDMEGYRKAFDKHRELSRQGGEEKFKGGLSDNSEMVTRLHTTTHLLHQALREILGDHVEQKGSNITEKRLRFDFSHPDKMTNEEIALVENRVNEIIEADLPVICEETQLETALEMGAIGLFRNRYGDMVKVYRIGDFSIEICGGPHAGRTGELGRFRIVKEKSSSSGVRRIRAVLE; this is encoded by the coding sequence ATGACCTCAGAAGAACTAAGACGACTCTATTTTGACTTTTTCATCGGGAAAGGTCACTCCGTTATCCAGGGGGCTTCACTCATTCCACAGGAGGATTCCACCATACTGTATACCCCGGCGGGAATGCAGCCCCTTGTTCCGTACCTGCTGGGAGAGAAGCATCCTGCGGGAAGAAGACTCGTTGATGTTCAGAAGTGCATTCGCACAGGGGACATCGAAGAGGTGGGAGACGCATCCCATCTGACTTTTTTCGAGATGCTGGGAAACTGGTCCCTTGGAGACTATTTCAAGCGCGAATGCATCACCTGGAGTTTCGAGTTTCTTACATCCGGCTCGTGGCTGGGTTTCAAGCCTGAGCAGCTTCACGTAACTGTATTTGCCGGGGACGAACAAGTACCCCCGGACGAGGAGGCTGCATCGATCTGGGAGGAAGTCGGGATTCCCGTGGAACGGATTTACTTTCTGGGAAGGGACGACAACTGGTGGGGACCCACGGGAAATACAGGCCCCTGCGGGCCCGATACCGAGATATTCATCGACACCGGAAAACCACCCTGCGGTCCCGACTGCAAACCGGGCTGTGGCTGCGGAAAATACTTTGAGATATGGAACGATGTTTTTATGGAATACCTCAGAACCGCCGACGGACGGTACGTTCCCCTTGAACAGAAAAATGTTGATACTGGAATGGGGGTAGCCAGGACAGTCGCGATGATGAACGGCCACGAGACAATTTACGATATACCCCAGTTCCAGCCTCTCTTCGGATTTCTGAAAAAACTTTCAGGGCTCGGTTCTGAGCCTGATGACCAGGCACTAAGATCCCTCAGGATCATATCCGACCATATCAGGACAGCCACACATATTCTGGGGGATGACCAGGGTATTCCACCCTCGAATCTTGACAGAGGGTACGTACTCAGAAGGCTTATTCGCCTTGCTGTGAGGCATGGAAGGAAACTGGGTATAGACGATCCATTTTCTTCGAGGCTTGCAGAGATCGTCATCGATGTAGAATCACCGGTTCATGAGGAATTATCGCGAAACCGGAAATTCATTCTTGATGAATTATCCCTCGAGGAGTCAAGATTCGAGAAGACACTTCAATCCGGCCTTCGCGAATTCGAGAAGCTCCTTCCGAATCTGATGAGGAATCCCGCGAGAACCATCCCCGGAAGAATCGCTTTCAGGCTGTACGATACGTTTGGCTTCCCTGTTGAATTCACGGCTGAATTGGCTGCGGAGAACGATATGACAGTTGACATGGAAGGTTACAGAAAGGCCTTCGACAAGCATAGAGAGCTTTCCAGACAGGGAGGAGAGGAAAAATTCAAGGGAGGTCTTTCCGATAACAGCGAAATGGTAACAAGGCTTCATACCACGACTCATCTTCTACATCAGGCTCTGAGGGAAATCCTGGGTGATCATGTGGAACAGAAGGGAAGCAATATAACCGAGAAAAGGCTGCGTTTCGATTTCAGTCATCCCGATAAAATGACGAACGAAGAAATCGCTCTGGTTGAAAACAGGGTCAACGAAATAATAGAGGCCGACCTGCCTGTTATCTGTGAGGAGACTCAACTTGAAACCGCGCTTGAAATGGGTGCCATCGGCCTGTTCAGAAACAGGTACGGTGATATGGTGAAGGTTTACAGGATAGGGGATTTCTCAATTGAGATATGCGGAGGTCCCCACGCCGGCAGGACAGGGGAACTGGGCAGGTTCAGGATAGTGAAGGAGAAAAGCTCCTCAAGCGGTGTAAGAAGAATAAGGGCGGTACTGGAATGA